In Feifania hominis, the following are encoded in one genomic region:
- a CDS encoding rubredoxin-like domain-containing protein, translating into MKYVCSICGYVYDEAKESAPFSALAESWKCPLCGAPKSMFAPEKKEESVKAPVVSLPFDEDMRKLSAGELSALCSNLARGCEKQYKPEQSQLFRQLADYFAAATPAVDNADMALLAEKLQSDLSEGYPALRSAAVENGDRGTQRICVWGEKVTNILHSLLARYRSEGDALLEDTEVWVCSVCGFVYVGDVPPELCPVCKVPDWKFEKIERRATA; encoded by the coding sequence ATGAAGTACGTCTGTTCCATCTGCGGATATGTCTACGATGAGGCAAAAGAGAGCGCGCCCTTTTCCGCCCTTGCCGAGTCATGGAAATGCCCGCTGTGCGGTGCCCCCAAATCCATGTTCGCTCCCGAAAAGAAAGAGGAGTCTGTGAAAGCCCCGGTCGTCTCTCTCCCCTTTGACGAGGATATGAGAAAGCTCTCCGCCGGGGAGCTCTCCGCCCTTTGCTCCAACCTTGCGCGCGGCTGTGAGAAGCAGTACAAGCCGGAGCAGTCGCAGCTGTTTCGGCAGCTTGCCGATTACTTTGCCGCGGCAACGCCTGCCGTTGACAATGCCGACATGGCGCTTTTGGCGGAAAAACTGCAAAGCGATCTGAGCGAGGGCTATCCGGCGCTTCGTTCCGCCGCCGTCGAAAACGGTGACCGCGGCACACAGCGCATCTGTGTCTGGGGCGAAAAGGTCACCAACATCCTCCATTCCCTCCTGGCGCGCTATCGCTCTGAGGGCGACGCGCTTCTCGAAGACACTGAGGTCTGGGTCTGTTCGGTGTGCGGTTTTGTCTATGTGGGCGATGTTCCGCCGGAGCTCTGCCCGGTGTGCAAAGTGCCCGATTGGAAATTTGAAAAAATTGAGAGGAGGGCAACCGCATGA
- the rplJ gene encoding 50S ribosomal protein L10 yields the protein MPSAKILEQKKQAVVELTEKMKKAASGVFVDYKGITVEADTKLRAEFRKAGVEYAVVKNTLTRFATKELGYELDEVLNGTTALALCEEDPIAPAKIIHEFSSKNGDCLKVKAGFVDGKVVSVEEIDRLAKLPSRETLVAQVLYGFNSPIVGLAVVLNAIKEKLEAGEPVAASAEAPEAAAVNAEAEAPAEAE from the coding sequence ATGCCAAGCGCAAAAATTCTGGAACAGAAGAAACAGGCTGTTGTTGAACTGACCGAGAAGATGAAAAAGGCCGCTTCCGGCGTCTTTGTTGATTACAAGGGCATTACGGTAGAAGCGGATACCAAACTTCGCGCTGAGTTCAGAAAAGCCGGCGTCGAGTATGCGGTCGTCAAGAACACACTGACCCGCTTTGCAACCAAGGAGCTCGGCTATGAACTCGATGAGGTTCTCAACGGTACGACGGCTCTTGCTCTCTGCGAGGAGGATCCGATCGCTCCGGCCAAGATCATCCATGAGTTCTCTTCCAAAAATGGTGACTGCCTGAAAGTGAAGGCGGGCTTCGTTGACGGCAAGGTGGTCTCCGTGGAGGAGATCGATCGTCTCGCAAAACTGCCCTCGAGAGAGACTCTGGTTGCACAGGTTCTGTATGGATTCAATTCTCCGATCGTTGGTCTTGCCGTTGTGCTCAACGCGATCAAAGAGAAGCTGGAGGCGGGCGAGCCCGTCGCAGCGAGCGCCGAGGCGCCTGAGGCTGCCGCGGTGAATGCCGAAGCAGAGGCACCTGCCGAGGCTGAATAG
- the rplL gene encoding 50S ribosomal protein L7/L12: protein MSKVTEIMEAVKELKVLELAELVKALEEEFGVSAAPVAVAAAPAAGGAAPAAEEKSDFDVVLAEAGASKINVIKIVREITGLGLKEAKELVDGAPKTVKEGVGKDDAEAMKKKLEEAGAKVELK, encoded by the coding sequence ATGTCTAAAGTTACTGAGATTATGGAAGCCGTCAAAGAACTGAAAGTTCTTGAGCTGGCTGAGCTTGTCAAAGCCCTGGAAGAAGAATTCGGCGTCTCCGCTGCCCCGGTTGCGGTTGCTGCCGCTCCTGCCGCTGGCGGCGCTGCCCCGGCTGCTGAGGAGAAGAGCGATTTCGACGTCGTGCTTGCGGAAGCCGGCGCCAGCAAGATCAATGTCATCAAGATCGTGCGCGAGATCACCGGCCTTGGCCTGAAAGAGGCGAAAGAGCTGGTCGACGGCGCTCCGAAGACCGTCAAAGAGGGTGTCGGCAAGGACGATGCCGAGGCCATGAAGAAGAAGCTCGAGGAAGCCGGCGCGAAAGTCGAGCTGAAATAA
- a CDS encoding D-alanyl-D-alanine carboxypeptidase family protein, with protein sequence MHNGRRLTVFFLVALLLLSCFSTEATALEAVPSVRGENILLVNTNTDRVVYSKNADEKIYPGGMVKIMTAILVLENIPDLDLEITVYDSALQGISGLTTAGLKKGEVISIRNLLYCMLLRSGADACNVLAEQVSGSTEEFVKLMNQKAAQIGCTNTQYTNTHGLDDDQQYTTAEDLYKIARYAMKTPGFMEIADTQYKQIPKTNLTGTRYYYHNNYMIVSSSAAKVDEYYYRYANGILSGSTPNSGYCVIASAQKNEVGYVCIVMNSERDAETKQRYSFIDAKALLEYAYDNYSYECIIKEKESVAEAPVELASTTDTIVLTAKENLYSLIPSEIEPSDLERVVTHEQDLVAPIEKDTQLGEVVFRYDGVEYGRMALVAQKSVERSTVLYIIDGIGRFLTSTWFRVGIIALVLLVVLYFVLTIYINRRRRTRRIRAAKRRSRQRYRRPRN encoded by the coding sequence ATGCACAATGGCAGACGGTTGACCGTTTTTTTCCTTGTTGCGCTTCTTCTGCTCTCCTGCTTTTCCACAGAGGCGACGGCACTTGAGGCTGTTCCGTCGGTGCGTGGGGAAAACATTCTTCTTGTCAACACCAATACCGACCGGGTCGTCTACTCGAAAAATGCCGATGAGAAGATCTACCCCGGTGGAATGGTCAAAATCATGACTGCCATCCTGGTGTTGGAAAACATCCCGGATTTGGATCTCGAGATCACGGTCTACGACAGCGCCCTGCAGGGCATCAGCGGTCTTACCACGGCGGGCCTGAAAAAGGGCGAGGTCATCAGCATTCGCAATCTGCTCTACTGCATGCTCCTGCGCTCGGGGGCAGACGCCTGTAATGTTTTGGCCGAACAAGTCTCCGGCTCCACAGAGGAATTTGTCAAGCTCATGAATCAGAAAGCCGCGCAGATCGGCTGTACAAACACCCAGTACACCAACACCCACGGTCTCGACGACGACCAGCAGTACACCACGGCCGAGGATCTCTACAAAATCGCCCGTTACGCGATGAAGACTCCCGGTTTTATGGAGATCGCCGACACTCAGTACAAGCAGATTCCCAAGACCAATCTGACCGGCACGCGCTACTACTATCACAACAACTATATGATCGTCTCCTCAAGTGCCGCCAAGGTCGACGAATACTACTACCGCTACGCCAACGGCATCCTTTCGGGCAGCACGCCGAACTCCGGCTATTGTGTCATCGCAAGCGCCCAGAAAAACGAGGTCGGCTATGTCTGTATCGTGATGAACTCCGAGCGGGACGCAGAGACCAAACAGCGCTACTCTTTCATTGATGCAAAGGCCCTTTTGGAGTACGCCTATGATAATTACAGCTACGAGTGTATCATCAAGGAAAAAGAGTCGGTCGCCGAGGCGCCGGTCGAACTCGCCAGCACCACCGACACCATTGTCCTGACGGCAAAGGAAAATCTCTACTCTCTCATTCCCTCGGAAATAGAGCCCTCCGATCTCGAGAGAGTGGTCACCCATGAGCAGGACCTGGTCGCTCCCATTGAAAAGGACACACAGCTCGGCGAAGTGGTGTTTCGCTACGACGGCGTCGAATATGGGCGCATGGCTCTTGTCGCCCAGAAGTCGGTGGAACGCAGCACCGTCCTCTACATCATAGACGGCATCGGACGCTTTCTGACCAGCACATGGTTTCGCGTTGGAATCATTGCGCTGGTACTTCTCGTCGTTTTGTATTTTGTGCTGACCATTTACATCAATCGCCGGCGGCGCACACGCCGCATTCGGGCGGCCAAGCGGCGCAGTCGCCAGCGCTACCGCCGGCCGCGCAATTAG
- a CDS encoding 4Fe-4S binding protein — protein sequence MKKLAVRNLRLCTKDCLCLYVCPTGATDTENSIIDTDKCLGCGVCADACPSGAISMVPVEYPPQQKKADGVVAHANRLAHSKAQQEKIALQLAQHAHSDSLYRLMSAIAKSVRLVNEDLLREAGYMLPQSQNTHTLLREWVANPPSPDFPADAAKKLLEQLACNEEALVK from the coding sequence ATGAAAAAGCTTGCCGTGAGAAATCTGCGTCTATGCACCAAGGATTGTCTGTGCCTGTACGTCTGCCCCACCGGCGCGACCGACACGGAGAACAGCATCATTGACACCGACAAATGTCTGGGCTGTGGAGTCTGTGCCGACGCCTGTCCCAGCGGGGCGATCTCGATGGTTCCGGTGGAGTATCCCCCGCAGCAGAAAAAAGCTGACGGTGTGGTCGCGCACGCCAACCGTCTCGCCCACAGCAAAGCGCAGCAGGAGAAGATCGCTCTGCAGCTGGCGCAGCACGCGCACAGCGACAGCCTCTATCGTCTCATGAGTGCGATTGCGAAATCGGTGCGCCTGGTCAATGAGGACCTCCTGCGCGAGGCCGGATACATGCTGCCTCAGAGTCAGAACACACATACGCTGCTGCGCGAATGGGTTGCCAATCCCCCCTCGCCCGATTTTCCGGCCGACGCGGCGAAAAAGCTTTTGGAACAGCTTGCCTGCAACGAAGAAGCGCTGGTGAAATAA
- a CDS encoding Fur family transcriptional regulator: protein MTGYAQKIYEIVNNSRNHMRAEQVFHELKKSCPRVVLATVYNNLNKLCDAGLIRRIATDGEPDRYDRISKHDHLVCKRCGKLADICFDDLTAHLQKQMDGALLSYDLRVYYLCPQCRAQESGASKTPGDKI from the coding sequence ATGACCGGATACGCGCAGAAAATCTATGAGATCGTCAACAACAGCCGCAACCACATGCGGGCCGAACAGGTTTTTCACGAATTGAAAAAGAGCTGTCCGCGCGTCGTGCTCGCCACGGTGTACAACAACCTCAACAAACTTTGCGATGCCGGGCTGATCCGTCGTATTGCCACCGACGGCGAGCCGGACCGATACGACCGCATCAGCAAACACGACCACCTCGTCTGCAAACGCTGCGGCAAGCTCGCCGACATCTGTTTTGACGATTTGACCGCTCATTTGCAAAAGCAGATGGACGGTGCGCTTTTGTCCTATGATCTGCGGGTGTACTATCTGTGTCCGCAGTGCCGGGCGCAGGAGTCCGGCGCCTCCAAAACGCCGGGCGACAAGATCTGA
- a CDS encoding helix-hairpin-helix domain-containing protein: MKKFTVFVVLVTLLFAAAILFVNELPNPAPTAAVGATQSLTEEAGTVLIDTNAEPKDGRIDLNTATKEELMTLPGVGETTALRIIEYREATPFTSVDDLLQVKGIGEKTLEKFRSLIKVQLPHEDAPAQSTATEASVQPTGQQGPVKLDPNTASKSQLMLLPGVGETIAQRIVESREGQSFRYADDLMRVKGIGEKTMEKLRPWILLDDRPVDADRTAPTQSVGQTAGVVNVNTATVEQLMSVPGIGEVLASRIVEYRAAAPFTDLSQLVKVRGIGEKTLEKMRPYLSVS, translated from the coding sequence GTGAAAAAATTTACCGTTTTTGTTGTTTTGGTCACGCTGCTCTTCGCGGCGGCAATTCTGTTTGTCAACGAACTTCCCAATCCGGCGCCCACTGCAGCTGTCGGGGCAACGCAGTCGCTGACCGAAGAGGCTGGAACGGTTCTCATCGACACGAATGCAGAGCCCAAGGACGGCCGCATTGATCTCAACACCGCAACGAAAGAGGAACTGATGACTCTGCCGGGAGTTGGAGAGACCACGGCGCTGCGGATTATCGAGTATCGTGAAGCCACGCCCTTTACCAGCGTCGACGACCTGCTGCAGGTCAAGGGCATCGGGGAGAAGACACTGGAAAAATTCCGCTCTCTTATCAAAGTTCAGCTTCCGCATGAAGACGCGCCGGCGCAGTCGACCGCAACAGAGGCATCGGTGCAGCCGACAGGGCAGCAGGGACCTGTAAAGCTCGATCCCAATACAGCCTCAAAGAGCCAGCTGATGCTGCTGCCGGGCGTTGGCGAAACCATTGCGCAGCGGATTGTGGAGAGCCGGGAGGGGCAGTCCTTTCGCTATGCCGACGATTTGATGCGGGTCAAGGGCATCGGCGAGAAGACCATGGAGAAGCTGCGCCCCTGGATTTTGCTGGACGATCGACCGGTTGACGCAGACAGAACGGCGCCCACGCAGAGCGTCGGGCAGACAGCCGGGGTGGTCAACGTCAACACGGCGACAGTGGAGCAGTTGATGTCGGTGCCGGGGATTGGCGAGGTTCTCGCCTCGCGCATTGTGGAGTACCGGGCAGCCGCGCCCTTTACCGATCTTTCGCAGCTTGTAAAAGTCAGGGGCATCGGCGAGAAGACGCTTGAAAAGATGCGCCCCTATCTCTCGGTCTCATAG